The genomic segment GCCTTTGATCGCTTCCACCGCTACCTTGGCCTTGAGTGTCCCATCATACCGCTTCCGCTCTCTTTTCATCGCTCGCTCCTCCGAGGCGGCAGCGATTTTACACCTTAATCACCTGTCCAGTTTTTGGGGTACACCATACACTTCCACTTCAGGCACCAAATAGGGATGACCTTACATTTATCAAGGATCAGTCATCCAAGTTGTTGGATTCGCAGGATCCCAGCAAACGTGCATGGGGTGCATATCTGATCGGCCAAAATGGCCTTTCTGAACTTAAGCCAAAGTTGGACCGGCTCCTAGACGGAGTTGACGTGTCCACGCTTGATGAGTGCCTCCTACGCTCCATGCTGGGTGCGGAAATAAGGCTGGGGGGCGATGCGCCCATAAACGTGCTGACCAAGCTTTATGAAAGTTATCCGAACGAAGTGACCCTCCTGTTTGCTCGGTCATCTCAAAAGAACGCCGATGCGATTCTTCCGCTTTTCGAAAAGGAAAAGACCGTTACTGCACGTTGGCTGGCCCTGGGTGATTTGCTTTTGGAGGGTAAAGCACGCCATTTCCCGCTTGTATTGATGCGGCAAATGCAACGAATAGACTTGTCAATCGCAGTGACAGATTTCGCGGGAGAAGGAGGAATCGGAGGCAGTTTGGGCGAAGGTATAGATGAGTTCAAGGTTCCCATTGGGTTCCCCCCGATAGCCATCCATGATCTTTCTATTCAGCCGAAACGAGATGCGACCGTAATAGCCACAGGACCGCGCACCATCTATGCAAATGAGACAATAGTTCACCCTGGGGAGAGTATTACGGTCCGAAATGGCGGCGGTTTTGTTTTCGACTACTGGGACTCAAATGCGTACCGGTATGAGTATTTGGCTGCAGTCCTTGAAGAACTGCCAAAATATGAAACAGCCTTTCGAAGACATCTCAATCTGACATGGAACGGGCAAAAACAGTTTATCGCAGATGTAAATTCGCACTGCAGCGAGAGACTGCAAAAATACGACCTCATTTTGTCACTTCTGCAGAAGAAAGACTTGATCGCGCCATCTGATGCAAGGACTCTGCAACCCAAGATCATTCTAAACATATCAGATTTCCGTCGGAACAAAGCAGTGCCTCTCCCGGAAATACATTTACCGCAAGTAACAGTTGAAAAGTAGAAGGATCGGTGCTTGCCGTTACTCTGTCGTTAAGTACCCTAGTAGAATTTTGGCTGGTCTGGCTAAGTGATTGATTCTATTGGTGCCGGGGGGCGGAATTGAACCGTCGACACACGGATTTTCAGTCCGTTGCTCTACCGACTGAGCTACCCCGGCATCTGAAGGTGCGGCGCTCCCGATGATGAAGCGCGAAATTTTATATCATCGCGGGTCCTTGGGTGTCCAGGCAAAACTCAATTGCCGGCGGCGGGGGGTCGCGTCGGGCCGCCGCGACCCACTTCGGCGAGGCGCGGGTAGGCTCTGGCCAGCAGGGAAGGGACCGCGGGGGGCTGGGCATCCAGCTCCTCGAGGATTTCGATCGCGTTCACCAGGGCCTGGCCGCGGAAGTGATTGTTGGTAATGGCATAGGTTTCGTCCGCTTCCTGCTTCATGATGCGAAGGCGGCCCGACACCTCCTTGATCTCGGCCTTGGTATAGAGGTAGTCGTAGCGCTCGTCGCGCCCGGCGTCCTTCTCGAACCAGGTGCGATAGTTGCGCCCATGCAGCCGCAGATATCCCAGGCGCGAGGTCACGCGCCCCGAGGGTTCCATCGAATCGCCGATCACCGGCTGGTCCACATTGCAGAAAGCCACGTCGCTCTCACGCAGAAAAGCATAAAACTCCTCGCGATCCCAGGAGCCGTGGCGAACCTCCAGGGCCAGGCGATATCCGGCCAGGCGGCGAAACAGGCTCTCGAGATAGGCAAGGTTCTCCTCGGTGTGGCGAAAACTCCAGGGGAATTGCACCAGGAGCGCTCCGAGGATTCCCGCCTCAGCCAGGGGCGCAAGCGAGCGGCGCACAACTTCACAGTCGGCGGCGATCGATGCCTCGGTGGCCTCCTCCCGGTCGTGGGAGAGCTTTTGCCAGGCTTTGGCCGTAAACCGGAAGCGCGGGTTGTTGCGCACGCGGCGTGCCCAGGCGGTGGCATCACGCGATCGGGGCGGGGCATAGAACGAA from the Terriglobia bacterium genome contains:
- a CDS encoding DUF72 domain-containing protein, whose protein sequence is MKSASQGSLFQTPARDTSLRVGPAGWNYKDWEGIVYPSGAGKSFDALTYLAEFFDTVEINSSFYAPPRSRDATAWARRVRNNPRFRFTAKAWQKLSHDREEATEASIAADCEVVRRSLAPLAEAGILGALLVQFPWSFRHTEENLAYLESLFRRLAGYRLALEVRHGSWDREEFYAFLRESDVAFCNVDQPVIGDSMEPSGRVTSRLGYLRLHGRNYRTWFEKDAGRDERYDYLYTKAEIKEVSGRLRIMKQEADETYAITNNHFRGQALVNAIEILEELDAQPPAVPSLLARAYPRLAEVGRGGPTRPPAAGN